GATGACGATCTTGTCGTTGCTTGTCCTTTCTTCTACTCTTGTCGGCATTTCCTGGCTTTGAAGCTGGCCTCTCAATGGGTCCTGAGTAGAACCCAAACGGATTATTCTCAGATGGATGATTGGAATAGTGCATAAGACCAGAAGAGGAACGGCAACGAGGAAAAAATTCGATATTCCTAAGCTGAGAATCAATGCTTCCGTCTATACATGACACTGGGCAAGTTCCAAAGACATGTTTTATCCTCTCTAGTATTGTAAAAAGTGATCGCACCAGAAGCCGGACAATGTAATCATAAGTTCTATTCCATGGAGACATGTCCCTCAGATTTCTCACTTCCTGACGCTGACAGATTACCTTCTGCTGAAACTCAAGCACTTTTATCTGATTTGACTCAGAATTCTGCATTCTCCTTAGAGTTTGTTCAAGATCTGCCAGCACCTCAAGCTCTTGTGACAATTGTGACACGGCAGCAACAAATCTCTCCATTTTCTTTACTTTCCTCTCCATCTTCTGCCATTTATATTCCCAGCCTACCCATTGAAAACTATTCTGAATTGGGTCATTAACAAATTGTTCAAAACGGTGGTACACAGGATCTCTACACTTCTTCCCAAACCTGGCCACAGACCTTGCCAGAAATATGAAATTCTCAATTATCTCATTCAATGCAAGTTCCATCAAGTAATCATCATCTTCGGATATCAGCTTTTGAAGCCCAACCAAGTTCACAATCTCTTCCCTCAACATAGGAACCTCCTTGTCATTCAAAGAATGCCATAAATTAACCACCTTTAACATCAAGCTAGCAACTTCATATGCCAAAATTTCAATCGCCCCCTTGTTAGTGTCCGACGAACTCTTCCGCGAAATCCACCTCAAACTACCAAACCAAGACTCACCCACCCTCTCACCCCCCATTAAAGTGCATACACTACAAAGCTaaacctacaaaaaaaaatctaaataaattcCTGTAACAAAATTAAACGCATAACCAAAATTAGAAAGTCAGAAACCACATCCAAATAATCAAATCACACTTTAGTTACAGCATTGACTAACTATTGAGCACTTTCATGCTGCATCAAattctagaaaagaaaaagacccaAAAGTCAACTTCGTTAAAGAAACAGAACGGCAAATGtgaaaagtatgaaaaaaaaaaaaatgacacaaaAACTACCAAATTCTCAAGCTTAATCTCATACAAGAACTAAGAATCAGCACCAAAAAACAACCCATACCCCCAAATGCTAAACTTATTAACTTAACCCTcttttggttgccgagaaagcagaaggaaatgaaaaacaagatttcaaatttaaactaaaaaattcagtttaaGCTCACTTGAGTGGACAATTCAGTAAGCTTAAGCCCAAAGcaatttcaaaaacttaatcTTTACTTCTTTTCTTGTCTCTCCCCTACATTTTCTCAACCCCAAAtctagcccaaaaaaaaaaatttacagatTTGAAAACCACAAAGAATAATTACTAACAGAAGTGAAATCAAGAACTactagaaacaaaaaaagaaagaaagacaactTACCGTTGAGATAAAAGAAACTCTGGGGCGTATATAGTATAACTATAACTCTATAAGTGTGTAACTATCCAAAGCAAAatgaagctgaagaagaagaagaagaaaaacgtATAGGGGTACGCAGATTTATACAGTACGCACCACCGGCGTAAAGTCGTGGCAACACAACGGACTGAAGATTTATACAGATGAGAACAGCCGAACAGGACAAAGGGGACAAGACTAAAGTGAAGAGTGACTCCGAGTGGTGAAAAACAGTGAATAAAAATCGGTCAAAACGAGGTAAAAggatataagattttttttttcttagatataACTAAAAAAACTAATGCAATATTTTATTGGGTCGACTAGTTTTTGGACTGTAATGTTTAAGTGTTTGGTTGTAAAAGGAGTCTCTCAGTCTCTTTTCAGAATATGTTTGGGCCTTTTGGAAAGTGTGAAGGGCCATATGTGTTTTCCTTTGTTGAGCCTGTGTTGTTATAGTCTTGTCTGTTTGCTGGGTCGTTTGGTGGTTCTTATTGGTGGAGAATGGATATGctttgtttgaagtttgaacccaAAACACTTAAAGCATATGCTTCTCATTCAACTATGTTAGTCCAAGAATTGTACAAAGTACAACTGTATTCACTATTCAACCACAATAAGTTATAGATTATAGATTTTATAAATCATAGTCTTTTCGAGGTTgagtataatatatatgattagtATCTTACATGAATGTATTTGGTAGAAAATGACtaaggtcaaaaaaaaaaaaaacaaaagccgGAATTTCCTGCGGTTTGTGCTTGAGAACCTCAGTCTagaaatgaaaactaaaaacaaccaaacaacagCCTGTTTTACTAAGCAAATGGTTTAgctcaaaactgaaaacattttctaaacATTTGCTAGATAGAGTTGcaatattgtttttcttttattcttgtTTCTTGGAGTTTGCCCTTTTGCCTATAATGTGGTCCAATGGTGTTTTCTGAacacattttcttttgtttcttgtatATGTATGTCAGAACTTCTAGAATCTAGACAAGTCCTTTGCAATCCTCCTCTTGCAGGGGCTTATTCTATGAAAGTATATTTTGATGTAGCAATCTCATATTCTTCTTTCATCT
The sequence above is drawn from the Quercus robur chromosome 7, dhQueRobu3.1, whole genome shotgun sequence genome and encodes:
- the LOC126692038 gene encoding protein PSK SIMULATOR 1-like, encoding MGGERVGESWFGSLRWISRKSSSDTNKGAIEILAYEVASLMLKVVNLWHSLNDKEVPMLREEIVNLVGLQKLISEDDDYLMELALNEIIENFIFLARSVARFGKKCRDPVYHRFEQFVNDPIQNSFQWVGWEYKWQKMERKVKKMERFVAAVSQLSQELEVLADLEQTLRRMQNSESNQIKVLEFQQKVICQRQEVRNLRDMSPWNRTYDYIVRLLVRSLFTILERIKHVFGTCPVSCIDGSIDSQLRNIEFFPRCRSSSGLMHYSNHPSENNPFGFYSGPIERPASKPGNADKSRRKDKQRQDRHQSSTICGNHLNMETKRLGHIGPFIGCMVGGNESPFLSSCKPTGGGSMRLTGVRMKNGYKTDNKNMESVSCSDRIYCKLSFVNSKCKLWIAPPSTLGHAALALHYANVIILIEKLILSPHLIGLDTRDDLYNMLPTTIRKALRARLKSYTKTMASTVYDAALAAEWSLALVRILDWLAPLAHNMVRWHSERNFEKQQAYCRTNVLLVQTLYFANQAKTEAAITELLVGLNYICRIGREVNDKDLHESSGSSACSDNMLKSDGIAYDVL